In Podarcis muralis chromosome 14, rPodMur119.hap1.1, whole genome shotgun sequence, one genomic interval encodes:
- the POLG gene encoding DNA polymerase subunit gamma-1 isoform X1 has translation MKRLVWNTGPFGLRGIQRWSSGSSASRLVQEEMAQDSGSVPKQQRINPLGIQMLSKHLHEQIFRGAQIEYSEEDIQKSVAHLQKHDLWGKETTTLPDVELQLPQLYGANIDEHFRILAQKQSLPYLEAAKELLQFGIPPVPLEWAWKSGWTRYGPSGEKTAVDFPDERALVFDVEVCMNAGQCPTLAVAVSSNAWYSWCSKRLLEERYTWSSQLTLSDLIPLETSSSLAKQDWQERLVVGHNVSFDRAHIKEQYLIQGSQMRFLDTMSMHMAISGLTGFQRSLWMAAKHGKRRGQQQVQQHIKKTRSKTDGPEIASWDWVNISSINNLVDVHALYVGGQPLEKEARELFVKGSMNDIRNNFQDLMRYCALDVQATYEVFQEQLPLFLERCPHPVTFAGMLEMGVSYLPVSQNWERYLDEAQVTYEELQKEMKKSLMNLADNACQLLHEERYKCDPWLWDLEWDLQEFKQKKKKIGKKKNEDGNDELPRAVEKASVLEWQEDPGPPTEEEEQQLPESRLCLDRLKETVALQPKRIQHLPGHPGWYRKLCQRLDDPSWVPGPSLISLQMRVTPKLMRLTWDGFPLHYSEKYGWGYLVPGRSDNLPEGTPDADLPTCPFRVIEHLYREHCKEKGKEQPISLDTTLEEELMLTENSTFWHKVEELSRAEMEMDSDPVTKQFSEDELDHSKSHPDYHHGNGPYNEVNIPGCWFFRLPHKDGNDNNVGSPFAKDFLPKMEDGSLKAGIGATEGTQALEINKKISFWRNAHKRISSQMVVWLKKGELPRSVTRHPDYDEENSYGAILPQVVTAGTITRRAVEPTWLTASNARTDRVGSELKAMVQAPSGYHLVGADVDSQELWIAAVLGEAHFAGMHGSTAFGWMTLQGKKSNATDLHSKTASTVGISREHAKVFNYGRIYGAGQPFAERLLMQFNHRLTQQQASEKARQLYVATKGIRRCYLSEEGEWLVKELGIPVEREEDGSVSLEDVRKIKREAGKWSRRKKWDVVNRRVWASGTESEMFNKLESIAMSESPRTPVLGCHISRALEPAAVKGEFITSRINWVVQSSAVDYLHLMLVSMRWLLEEFNIDGRFCISIHDEVRYLVQSEDRYRAALALQITNLLTRCMFSYKLGIQDLPQSVAFFSAVDIDRCLRKEVTMDCVTPSNPTGMERRYNIPQGDALDIYQLLKITKGSLQKQK, from the exons ATGAAGCGCTTGGTGTGGAATACAGGTCCATTCGGATTACGGGGAATACAGAGATGGTCCTCGGGTTCTTCTGCCAGCCGCCTGGTTCAGGAGGAGATGGCACAAGATTCTGGTTCTGTCCCCAAACAACAACGCATCAATCCACTTGGCATCCAGATGCTTTCGAAGCATCTTCATGAGCAGATTTTCCGGGGTGCCCAGATTGAATATTCAGAGGAAGACATCCAGAAGAGTGTGGCACACTTGCAGAAGCATGACTTGTGGGGCAAAGAGACAACTACTCTTCCTGATGTGGAATTGCAGCTGCCCCAGTTGTATGGGGCCAACATCGATGAGCACTTCCGTATCTTAGCACAGAAGCAGAGCCTCCCATATCTGGAGGCTGCTAAGGAACTTCTCCAATTTGGGATCCCACCAGTGCCCCTGGAGTGGGCTTGGAAATCTGGGTGGACACGATATGGACCCAGTGGGGAGAAGACAGCTGTTGATTTCCCTGATGAGCGGGCCTTGGTGTTTGATGTGGAAGTGTGCATGAATGCAGGCCAATGCCCTACGCTTGCAGTAGCCGTTTCCTCAAATGCCTG GTACTCATGGTGTAGCAAGCGACTGTTAGAGGAACGGTACACCTGGTCCAGCCAGTTGACTCTGTCAGATCTCATCCCTCTGGAAACGAGCAGCAGCCTTGCCAAGCAGGATTGGCAAGAGAGGCTGGTGGTGGGTCACAATGTCTCTTTCGACCGTGCTCACATCAAAGAGCAGTACCTGATTCAG GGCTCCCAGATGCGTTTCCTGGACACCATGAGTATGCACATGGCCATCTCCGGGCTAACAGGATTCCAACGCAGCCTTTGGATGGCAGCAAAACATGGCAAGCGAAGAGGGCAGCAGCAGGTGCAGCAGCACATCAAGAAAACACGGAGTAAAACTGATGGCCCTGAG ATTGCATCCTGGGACTGGGTGAACATTAGTAGCATCAACAATCTAGTAGATGTGCATGCCTTATATGTTGGAGGCCAGCCACTGGAGAAAGAAGCCCGGGAGCTCTTTGTCAAAGGGAGCATGAAtgacatcaggaataacttccaG GACCTGATGAGATACTGTGCCCTTGATGTTCAGGCTACTTATGAAGTATTCCAGGAGCAGCTTCCTCTCTTCTTGGAAAG GTGTCCCCATCCTGTCACGTTTGCAGGAATGCTGGAAATGGGAGTCTCCTACCTTCCTGTCAGTCAGAACTGGGAGAGGTACCTGGATGAAGCTCAGGTCACTTATGAGGAGCTGCAAAAGGAGATGAAGAAATCCTTGATGAACCTAGCTGACAATGCCTGCCAGCTGCTTCATGAGGAAAG GTACAAATGTGATCCCTGGCTGTGGGATCTAGAGTGGGATCTCCAGGAATttaagcaaaagaagaagaaaattgggaagaagaagaatgaagatGGTAATGATGAACTGCCCAGAGCCGTGGAAAAAGCCTCCGTGCTGGAGTGGCAGGAAG ATCCAGGACccccaactgaagaggaagaacagCAGCTCCCTGAGAGCCGATTGTGCTTGGACCGTCTGAAGGAGACTGTAGCTTTGCAGCCAAAGAGAATTCAGCACCTGCCTGGCCATCCAGG ATGGTATCGTAAGCTGTGCCAGAGACTGGATGATCCCAGCTGGGTGCCTGGGCCCAGCCTTATCAGCCTTCAGATGAGAGTGACCCCAAAGCTCATGAGGCTCACCTGGGATGGCTTTCCATTGCACTACTCTGAGAAATACGGCTGGGGTTACCTGGTGCCAGGGAGGAGTGACAACCTGCCAGAGGGGACTCCAGATGCTGACTTGCCTACTTGCCCCTTCAG GGTTATTGAGCATCTGTACCGGGAACACTGCAAGGAGAAAGGCAAAGAGCAACCTATCTCACTGGACACCACGCTGGAAGAAGAGCTCATGTTAACAGAAAATAGCACTTTCTGGCATAAG GTTGAAGAGCTCAGCCGTGCGGAGATGGAGATGGATTCAGATCCTGTAACCAAGCAATTTAGCGAG GATGAGCTGGACCATTCAAAGAGTCATCCTGATTATCACCATGGCAATGGTCCTTACAATGAGGTCAATATCCCTGGGTGCTGGTTTTTCAGGCTACCTCACAAG GATGGGAATGACAACAACGTTGGAAGCCCATTTGCTAAGGATTTCTTGCCCAAAATGGAGGATGGCTCCCTGAAAGCTGGCATAGGGGCCACAGAAGGGACACAAGCTCTTGAAATCAACAAGAAGATCTCCTTTTGGAGAAATGCTCACAAAAGAATCAG TTCCCAGATGGTGGTGTGGTTGAAGAAAGGGGAGCTGCCTCGATCTGTGACCAG GCACCCAGACTATGACGAGGAGAATAGCTATGGAGCCATCCTGCCACAGGTGGTAACTGCTGGGACAATAACTCGTCGAGCTGTGGAGCCCACCTGGTTGACAGCCAGTAATGCTAGA ACTGACCGGGTGGGCAGTGAGTTGAAAGCTATGGTCCAGGCCCCTTCTGGCTACCATCTGGTTGGAGCTGATGTGGATTCCCAGGAACTTTGGATAGCAGCTGTCTTGGGAGAAGCTCATTTTGCTGGCATGCATG GCAGCACAGCTTTTGGCTGGATGACCCTTCAGGGGAAGAAGAGCAATGCCACAGACTTGCACAGCAAGACGGCCTCCACAGTGGGGATCAGCCGAGAACATGCCAAAGTGTTCAACTATGGGCGCATCTATGGGGCAGGGCAGCCCTTTGCAGAGCGCCTCCTCATGCAGTTCAACCATCGCCTGACACAGCAACAGGCCAGTGAAAAGGCTCGCCAGTTGTATGTTGCTACGAAAGGAATTCGGCG CTGCTATCTGTCCGAGGAAGGGGAATGGCTGGTGAAGGAGCTTGGCATCCCTGTAGAAAGGGAAGAGGATGGTTCTGTGTCCCTGGAAGATGTACGGAAGATAAAGAGAGAAGCAGGAAAATG GTCTCGAAGGAAAAAGTGGGATGTGGTGAACCGACGAGTGTGGGCTAGTGGGACAGAATCTGAAATGTTCAATAAACTGGAAAGCATTGCCATGTCAGAATCTCCTCGCACCCCTGTGCTGGGCTGCCACATCAGCAGAGCATTGGAGCCAGCTGCTGTCAAGGGCGAG TTTATAACCAGCAGAATAAACTGGGTGGTCCAGAGCTCGGCTGTAGATTACCTGCACCTGATGCTTGTGTCAATGAGATGGCTCCTTGAGGAGTTCAACATTGATGGGCGGTTCTGTATCAGCATCCATGACGAAGTGCGATACCTGGTGCAAAGTGAGGATCGCTACCGGGCAGCTCTCGCCCTGCAGATCACGAACCTCCTTACACG GTGCATGTTTTCCTATAAACTGGGTATTCAAGATCTGCCTCAGTCAGTGGCCTTCTTCAGTGCTGTGGACATTGATCGGTGCTTAAGGAAAGAGGTGACGATGGATTGTGTCACTCCATCTAACCCAAcagggatggaaagaagatacAATATTCCCCAGG GTGATGCTCTTGATATATATCAACTTCTCAAAATAACCAAAGGGTCATTGCAGAAACAAAAATAG
- the POLG gene encoding DNA polymerase subunit gamma-1 isoform X2 — protein MKRLVWNTGPFGLRGIQRWSSGSSASRLVQEEMAQDSGSVPKQQRINPLGIQMLSKHLHEQIFRGAQIEYSEEDIQKSVAHLQKHDLWGKETTTLPDVELQLPQLYGANIDEHFRILAQKQSLPYLEAAKELLQFGIPPVPLEWAWKSGWTRYGPSGEKTAVDFPDERALVFDVEVCMNAGQCPTLAVAVSSNAWYSWCSKRLLEERYTWSSQLTLSDLIPLETSSSLAKQDWQERLVVGHNVSFDRAHIKEQYLIQGSQMRFLDTMSMHMAISGLTGFQRSLWMAAKHGKRRGQQQVQQHIKKTRSKTDGPEDLMRYCALDVQATYEVFQEQLPLFLERCPHPVTFAGMLEMGVSYLPVSQNWERYLDEAQVTYEELQKEMKKSLMNLADNACQLLHEERYKCDPWLWDLEWDLQEFKQKKKKIGKKKNEDGNDELPRAVEKASVLEWQEDPGPPTEEEEQQLPESRLCLDRLKETVALQPKRIQHLPGHPGWYRKLCQRLDDPSWVPGPSLISLQMRVTPKLMRLTWDGFPLHYSEKYGWGYLVPGRSDNLPEGTPDADLPTCPFRVIEHLYREHCKEKGKEQPISLDTTLEEELMLTENSTFWHKVEELSRAEMEMDSDPVTKQFSEDELDHSKSHPDYHHGNGPYNEVNIPGCWFFRLPHKDGNDNNVGSPFAKDFLPKMEDGSLKAGIGATEGTQALEINKKISFWRNAHKRISSQMVVWLKKGELPRSVTRHPDYDEENSYGAILPQVVTAGTITRRAVEPTWLTASNARTDRVGSELKAMVQAPSGYHLVGADVDSQELWIAAVLGEAHFAGMHGSTAFGWMTLQGKKSNATDLHSKTASTVGISREHAKVFNYGRIYGAGQPFAERLLMQFNHRLTQQQASEKARQLYVATKGIRRCYLSEEGEWLVKELGIPVEREEDGSVSLEDVRKIKREAGKWSRRKKWDVVNRRVWASGTESEMFNKLESIAMSESPRTPVLGCHISRALEPAAVKGEFITSRINWVVQSSAVDYLHLMLVSMRWLLEEFNIDGRFCISIHDEVRYLVQSEDRYRAALALQITNLLTRCMFSYKLGIQDLPQSVAFFSAVDIDRCLRKEVTMDCVTPSNPTGMERRYNIPQGDALDIYQLLKITKGSLQKQK, from the exons ATGAAGCGCTTGGTGTGGAATACAGGTCCATTCGGATTACGGGGAATACAGAGATGGTCCTCGGGTTCTTCTGCCAGCCGCCTGGTTCAGGAGGAGATGGCACAAGATTCTGGTTCTGTCCCCAAACAACAACGCATCAATCCACTTGGCATCCAGATGCTTTCGAAGCATCTTCATGAGCAGATTTTCCGGGGTGCCCAGATTGAATATTCAGAGGAAGACATCCAGAAGAGTGTGGCACACTTGCAGAAGCATGACTTGTGGGGCAAAGAGACAACTACTCTTCCTGATGTGGAATTGCAGCTGCCCCAGTTGTATGGGGCCAACATCGATGAGCACTTCCGTATCTTAGCACAGAAGCAGAGCCTCCCATATCTGGAGGCTGCTAAGGAACTTCTCCAATTTGGGATCCCACCAGTGCCCCTGGAGTGGGCTTGGAAATCTGGGTGGACACGATATGGACCCAGTGGGGAGAAGACAGCTGTTGATTTCCCTGATGAGCGGGCCTTGGTGTTTGATGTGGAAGTGTGCATGAATGCAGGCCAATGCCCTACGCTTGCAGTAGCCGTTTCCTCAAATGCCTG GTACTCATGGTGTAGCAAGCGACTGTTAGAGGAACGGTACACCTGGTCCAGCCAGTTGACTCTGTCAGATCTCATCCCTCTGGAAACGAGCAGCAGCCTTGCCAAGCAGGATTGGCAAGAGAGGCTGGTGGTGGGTCACAATGTCTCTTTCGACCGTGCTCACATCAAAGAGCAGTACCTGATTCAG GGCTCCCAGATGCGTTTCCTGGACACCATGAGTATGCACATGGCCATCTCCGGGCTAACAGGATTCCAACGCAGCCTTTGGATGGCAGCAAAACATGGCAAGCGAAGAGGGCAGCAGCAGGTGCAGCAGCACATCAAGAAAACACGGAGTAAAACTGATGGCCCTGAG GACCTGATGAGATACTGTGCCCTTGATGTTCAGGCTACTTATGAAGTATTCCAGGAGCAGCTTCCTCTCTTCTTGGAAAG GTGTCCCCATCCTGTCACGTTTGCAGGAATGCTGGAAATGGGAGTCTCCTACCTTCCTGTCAGTCAGAACTGGGAGAGGTACCTGGATGAAGCTCAGGTCACTTATGAGGAGCTGCAAAAGGAGATGAAGAAATCCTTGATGAACCTAGCTGACAATGCCTGCCAGCTGCTTCATGAGGAAAG GTACAAATGTGATCCCTGGCTGTGGGATCTAGAGTGGGATCTCCAGGAATttaagcaaaagaagaagaaaattgggaagaagaagaatgaagatGGTAATGATGAACTGCCCAGAGCCGTGGAAAAAGCCTCCGTGCTGGAGTGGCAGGAAG ATCCAGGACccccaactgaagaggaagaacagCAGCTCCCTGAGAGCCGATTGTGCTTGGACCGTCTGAAGGAGACTGTAGCTTTGCAGCCAAAGAGAATTCAGCACCTGCCTGGCCATCCAGG ATGGTATCGTAAGCTGTGCCAGAGACTGGATGATCCCAGCTGGGTGCCTGGGCCCAGCCTTATCAGCCTTCAGATGAGAGTGACCCCAAAGCTCATGAGGCTCACCTGGGATGGCTTTCCATTGCACTACTCTGAGAAATACGGCTGGGGTTACCTGGTGCCAGGGAGGAGTGACAACCTGCCAGAGGGGACTCCAGATGCTGACTTGCCTACTTGCCCCTTCAG GGTTATTGAGCATCTGTACCGGGAACACTGCAAGGAGAAAGGCAAAGAGCAACCTATCTCACTGGACACCACGCTGGAAGAAGAGCTCATGTTAACAGAAAATAGCACTTTCTGGCATAAG GTTGAAGAGCTCAGCCGTGCGGAGATGGAGATGGATTCAGATCCTGTAACCAAGCAATTTAGCGAG GATGAGCTGGACCATTCAAAGAGTCATCCTGATTATCACCATGGCAATGGTCCTTACAATGAGGTCAATATCCCTGGGTGCTGGTTTTTCAGGCTACCTCACAAG GATGGGAATGACAACAACGTTGGAAGCCCATTTGCTAAGGATTTCTTGCCCAAAATGGAGGATGGCTCCCTGAAAGCTGGCATAGGGGCCACAGAAGGGACACAAGCTCTTGAAATCAACAAGAAGATCTCCTTTTGGAGAAATGCTCACAAAAGAATCAG TTCCCAGATGGTGGTGTGGTTGAAGAAAGGGGAGCTGCCTCGATCTGTGACCAG GCACCCAGACTATGACGAGGAGAATAGCTATGGAGCCATCCTGCCACAGGTGGTAACTGCTGGGACAATAACTCGTCGAGCTGTGGAGCCCACCTGGTTGACAGCCAGTAATGCTAGA ACTGACCGGGTGGGCAGTGAGTTGAAAGCTATGGTCCAGGCCCCTTCTGGCTACCATCTGGTTGGAGCTGATGTGGATTCCCAGGAACTTTGGATAGCAGCTGTCTTGGGAGAAGCTCATTTTGCTGGCATGCATG GCAGCACAGCTTTTGGCTGGATGACCCTTCAGGGGAAGAAGAGCAATGCCACAGACTTGCACAGCAAGACGGCCTCCACAGTGGGGATCAGCCGAGAACATGCCAAAGTGTTCAACTATGGGCGCATCTATGGGGCAGGGCAGCCCTTTGCAGAGCGCCTCCTCATGCAGTTCAACCATCGCCTGACACAGCAACAGGCCAGTGAAAAGGCTCGCCAGTTGTATGTTGCTACGAAAGGAATTCGGCG CTGCTATCTGTCCGAGGAAGGGGAATGGCTGGTGAAGGAGCTTGGCATCCCTGTAGAAAGGGAAGAGGATGGTTCTGTGTCCCTGGAAGATGTACGGAAGATAAAGAGAGAAGCAGGAAAATG GTCTCGAAGGAAAAAGTGGGATGTGGTGAACCGACGAGTGTGGGCTAGTGGGACAGAATCTGAAATGTTCAATAAACTGGAAAGCATTGCCATGTCAGAATCTCCTCGCACCCCTGTGCTGGGCTGCCACATCAGCAGAGCATTGGAGCCAGCTGCTGTCAAGGGCGAG TTTATAACCAGCAGAATAAACTGGGTGGTCCAGAGCTCGGCTGTAGATTACCTGCACCTGATGCTTGTGTCAATGAGATGGCTCCTTGAGGAGTTCAACATTGATGGGCGGTTCTGTATCAGCATCCATGACGAAGTGCGATACCTGGTGCAAAGTGAGGATCGCTACCGGGCAGCTCTCGCCCTGCAGATCACGAACCTCCTTACACG GTGCATGTTTTCCTATAAACTGGGTATTCAAGATCTGCCTCAGTCAGTGGCCTTCTTCAGTGCTGTGGACATTGATCGGTGCTTAAGGAAAGAGGTGACGATGGATTGTGTCACTCCATCTAACCCAAcagggatggaaagaagatacAATATTCCCCAGG GTGATGCTCTTGATATATATCAACTTCTCAAAATAACCAAAGGGTCATTGCAGAAACAAAAATAG